The following coding sequences lie in one Dehalobacter sp. 12DCB1 genomic window:
- a CDS encoding TlyA family RNA methyltransferase: MAKNKSRLDLLLVQKGLVESREKAKALIMAGKVYKDNLRLDKPGIMLEEDTDLIVKGEIHPYVSRGGLKLAKAMDVFQLDLKDKVIADIGASTGGFTDCALQNGASRVYAVDVGYGQLAWRLRSDERVVCLERTNARYLTADSLPEKVDWIVCDVSFISLTKIFPSMTAILKESGQALVLIKPQFEAGSENVGKNGVVRDPQVHREVLQNVLTEAQKQGFRVKGLDFSPIRGPEGNIEFLAWLSRGNEQEAAVFDWNPCLNELVMKAQAGTE, encoded by the coding sequence GTGGCCAAAAATAAATCCAGACTCGATCTTCTTCTGGTCCAAAAAGGGTTGGTTGAAAGTAGAGAAAAAGCTAAAGCTTTAATTATGGCCGGAAAAGTCTATAAGGACAATCTTCGTCTTGACAAACCAGGCATCATGCTGGAAGAAGATACGGATCTGATTGTCAAGGGAGAGATCCATCCTTATGTTTCGCGCGGAGGTCTGAAACTGGCCAAGGCGATGGACGTATTTCAGTTGGATCTGAAGGATAAGGTCATTGCCGATATCGGGGCGTCTACCGGCGGATTTACGGATTGTGCACTGCAGAATGGGGCTTCCAGGGTCTATGCGGTCGATGTCGGCTACGGTCAGCTGGCCTGGAGGCTGCGCAGTGACGAAAGAGTGGTCTGCCTGGAAAGAACCAATGCACGTTACCTGACTGCGGACAGTCTCCCGGAAAAAGTAGACTGGATCGTGTGTGATGTTTCATTTATTTCCCTGACTAAGATTTTTCCCTCGATGACAGCGATTCTGAAAGAAAGCGGACAGGCACTGGTCCTAATTAAACCGCAATTTGAGGCCGGATCCGAGAATGTCGGCAAAAACGGTGTTGTCAGAGACCCGCAAGTCCATCGGGAGGTTCTACAAAACGTCCTGACGGAAGCTCAAAAGCAAGGATTTCGGGTCAAGGGACTGGACTTTTCGCCAATCCGCGGTCCCGAAGGAAATATAGAATTTTTAGCCTGGCTCAGCAGAGGAAATGAGCAAGAAGCAGCGGTATTCGACTGGAATCCTTGTCTGAATGAGCTTGTTATGAAGGCTCAGGCAGGAACGGAGTGA
- the dxs gene encoding 1-deoxy-D-xylulose-5-phosphate synthase, which yields MRLLDKIDSPTDLKNLSESDLTVLAEELRQEMIDIISVNGGHLASNLGVVELTLALHRVFDTPTDKIIWDVGHQAYVHKILTGRKETFKTIRQFHGLAGFPKREESEYDCFDTGHASTSISAALGFAKARDIKKENYHVVAVIGDGAMSGGMAYEAMNHAGNSDSNLIIVLNDNEMFISQNVGAMSSYLNKIRTDPSYDRRKRDVQKFIKNIPCIGSSMAKAAGRAKDGIKYFLVPGLLFEELGLTYLGPINGHDIASLEKVLHQAKQKKGPVLVHIKTCKGNGYEPAKQSPDIFHGVGPFSKETGEMVKKDAPPTYTEVFGRTICELAEEDNRIVAVTAAMGSGTGLNHFGQNHPERFFDVGIAEPHAVTFAAALALEGLKPVVSMYSTFYQRAYDQVLHDVCLQNAKVVFAVDRAGVVGEDGKTHHGIFDISFFRTIPNLTLMAPKDENELKHMIHTALIMDNPVAVRYPRSAGVGVEMDKEFKTLPKGKAELLREGQDITLIGFGPVVNFCMEAAKRLESEGIQAGVINLRFINPIDREMVVAEVQKTGKLVTVEDHILAGGMGSAVLEVLEEKGIQGIAVERIGYDDYVEHGAISLLHQACGITVEHIVSVSRELIKNRCL from the coding sequence TTGCGGCTTCTGGACAAAATTGATTCTCCAACCGACCTGAAAAACTTAAGCGAAAGTGACCTGACCGTTCTGGCTGAAGAACTCCGTCAGGAAATGATAGATATTATTTCAGTGAATGGCGGTCATCTTGCATCAAACCTTGGTGTTGTGGAACTGACTCTGGCACTGCATAGAGTATTTGACACTCCAACCGACAAGATTATCTGGGATGTTGGTCATCAGGCCTATGTTCATAAGATTCTAACCGGAAGGAAAGAAACTTTTAAGACGATCCGGCAATTTCACGGTCTGGCAGGCTTTCCGAAGAGAGAGGAAAGCGAATACGACTGTTTTGATACCGGACATGCCAGCACTTCCATTTCAGCTGCGCTGGGTTTCGCCAAAGCCAGGGACATTAAGAAGGAAAATTATCATGTCGTTGCTGTGATCGGTGATGGGGCAATGAGCGGCGGGATGGCCTATGAAGCGATGAATCATGCCGGTAACAGCGACAGCAATTTAATTATTGTTTTAAATGACAACGAAATGTTTATCTCTCAGAATGTCGGCGCAATGTCCTCCTATCTGAACAAGATCAGGACAGATCCATCTTACGACAGAAGAAAGAGGGATGTCCAAAAGTTCATCAAAAATATTCCGTGTATTGGTTCCTCTATGGCCAAAGCAGCCGGAAGGGCTAAAGACGGTATTAAATATTTCTTGGTACCCGGTCTGTTGTTCGAGGAACTGGGTCTGACCTATCTCGGACCAATTAATGGACATGATATTGCGTCACTGGAAAAGGTTCTCCACCAGGCCAAACAGAAAAAAGGTCCGGTTCTGGTTCACATTAAGACCTGTAAAGGCAATGGGTATGAGCCGGCCAAGCAAAGTCCGGATATTTTCCATGGGGTAGGGCCATTTTCCAAAGAAACGGGTGAGATGGTTAAAAAGGATGCGCCACCGACTTATACGGAAGTATTTGGACGGACCATTTGTGAATTGGCTGAAGAGGATAACAGGATCGTTGCAGTTACGGCAGCCATGGGATCTGGGACAGGTCTGAACCATTTCGGCCAAAATCACCCCGAAAGATTTTTTGATGTCGGAATTGCCGAACCGCACGCGGTAACTTTTGCTGCGGCACTCGCGCTGGAGGGACTGAAACCGGTTGTTTCCATGTATTCCACGTTCTATCAGAGAGCGTATGACCAGGTCCTGCATGATGTCTGCCTGCAAAATGCCAAGGTCGTGTTTGCGGTCGACAGGGCCGGCGTCGTCGGCGAGGATGGGAAGACGCATCATGGCATATTCGATATCTCTTTTTTCAGAACGATTCCGAACCTTACCTTGATGGCGCCGAAAGATGAAAATGAACTTAAACATATGATTCATACAGCGCTCATCATGGACAACCCGGTAGCTGTCCGGTATCCGAGGTCGGCCGGTGTCGGCGTGGAAATGGACAAAGAATTCAAAACATTGCCGAAAGGCAAAGCAGAACTGTTGCGAGAGGGCCAGGATATTACCCTGATTGGTTTTGGGCCGGTTGTCAATTTTTGTATGGAGGCTGCTAAGCGGCTGGAGTCTGAAGGTATTCAAGCCGGTGTGATTAATTTGCGTTTTATTAATCCGATTGATCGAGAGATGGTGGTCGCCGAGGTTCAAAAAACCGGGAAGCTGGTTACGGTTGAGGACCACATCCTCGCCGGAGGGATGGGCAGCGCGGTATTGGAAGTTCTTGAGGAAAAAGGAATTCAAGGCATAGCAGTCGAACGGATAGGGTATGATGATTATGTTGAACACGGAGCAATTTCACTTCTCCATCAAGCCTGTGGCATTACGGTTGAGCATATTGTCAGTGTTTCCAGAGAACTGATAAAGAATAGATGTTTATGA
- a CDS encoding divergent PAP2 family protein produces the protein MNPISSILHNNIMWISLFAWILAQILKILINFVIEKKWDFDLLTSSGGFPSSHTAIVCALAITIGKIDGWDSSLFAIAVTLAVIVMYDAAGVRRAAGNHARIINYLVEWMRQHPTDFMGYNIQEEKFKELIGHTPFEVFGGAILGCAIALIF, from the coding sequence ATGAACCCAATCTCTTCGATATTGCACAACAATATCATGTGGATTTCGCTTTTTGCTTGGATACTTGCTCAAATCTTAAAGATCCTGATCAATTTCGTAATTGAGAAGAAATGGGATTTTGATCTCCTGACAAGTTCCGGTGGATTCCCAAGTTCGCATACAGCGATTGTCTGTGCCCTGGCCATCACCATTGGCAAAATTGATGGCTGGGATTCTTCTCTGTTTGCGATAGCTGTTACACTGGCTGTTATTGTTATGTATGATGCTGCCGGTGTCCGGCGCGCAGCCGGAAATCATGCCAGAATTATCAACTATCTTGTGGAATGGATGCGGCAGCATCCGACAGATTTTATGGGTTATAATATTCAAGAGGAAAAGTTTAAGGAACTGATCGGACATACACCTTTTGAAGTGTTTGGCGGCGCAATTCTGGGCTGCGCAATTGCTTTGATCTTTTAA
- a CDS encoding polyprenyl synthetase family protein has product MFKERYNDYLNMVEQYLNHLPLDQSILGKSMNYSLVGGGKRIRPVLALACAELVGGRPEELVSEASAIELIHTYSLIHDDLPAMDDDDYRRGKLSNHKVFGEAGAILAGDALLTLAFELLTEPSAIEPQKKLRVIRETAQAAGWQGMVGGQSLDTLGNLENSTLADIEHVHHLKTGALLKASARLGVILGGGSEPEIEILTSYALYLGLAFQIKDDILDVVGESAVIGKSAGKDQKSGKPTYTSLLGLEGAREQLEKTIFLAKESLSCFSPKAAFLLSLADYTAERTN; this is encoded by the coding sequence ATGTTCAAAGAACGCTATAATGACTATTTGAATATGGTTGAACAATATCTCAATCATTTGCCGCTGGATCAAAGTATCCTGGGTAAGAGCATGAATTATTCCCTGGTCGGAGGAGGCAAAAGGATTCGGCCCGTATTGGCGCTGGCCTGCGCAGAGCTTGTCGGCGGACGGCCTGAAGAGCTTGTCTCAGAAGCTTCTGCGATCGAGCTTATTCACACCTATTCTCTGATTCATGACGATCTTCCAGCCATGGATGATGATGATTATCGCAGAGGTAAGCTGTCGAACCATAAAGTATTCGGAGAAGCCGGAGCCATTTTGGCCGGTGATGCCTTGCTTACACTTGCTTTTGAGCTGCTGACCGAGCCTTCGGCAATAGAGCCTCAGAAAAAATTAAGAGTTATCAGAGAGACCGCCCAGGCCGCCGGCTGGCAGGGCATGGTCGGCGGGCAGAGCCTTGATACGCTTGGAAATCTAGAAAACAGTACGCTGGCTGATATTGAGCACGTCCATCATTTAAAGACTGGCGCTCTTCTAAAGGCTTCAGCTCGTCTTGGCGTAATTCTAGGTGGTGGATCGGAGCCGGAGATTGAAATTTTGACAAGCTATGCTTTATACTTGGGATTAGCCTTTCAAATTAAAGACGATATTCTTGATGTTGTAGGAGAAAGTGCGGTCATCGGCAAATCCGCCGGTAAGGACCAAAAATCCGGCAAACCGACCTATACGTCACTGCTGGGACTTGAGGGGGCCAGGGAACAACTGGAAAAAACAATCTTTCTGGCGAAAGAATCCCTGTCTTGTTTTAGCCCTAAAGCAGCGTTTTTATTATCCTTGGCTGACTACACCGCTGAAAGAACAAACTAG
- the xseB gene encoding exodeoxyribonuclease VII small subunit — protein MKKNGDREVFSFEKGVERLEQIINNLDQNNVQLEQALDLFGEGIELIKQCNGLLDSAEAKVKVLLENSKGELVVTDQD, from the coding sequence ATGAAAAAGAATGGCGACAGAGAAGTCTTCAGCTTCGAAAAGGGAGTCGAAAGGCTGGAACAAATCATTAATAATCTGGATCAGAACAATGTGCAGCTTGAGCAGGCCCTGGACTTGTTTGGGGAAGGAATTGAGCTGATCAAACAATGCAACGGTCTCCTGGATTCAGCCGAAGCAAAAGTCAAAGTCTTGTTGGAAAATAGTAAAGGTGAACTGGTAGTGACTGATCAAGATTAG
- the xseA gene encoding exodeoxyribonuclease VII large subunit translates to MTEKILTVSEINREINDALKKHNGLWNCWVTGEISNFKDHIPSGHWYFTLKDKEAGIKTVMFKTRNLTAGFQPQNGMKVSIRGSIRLYEKDGSVQLYAEEIYPSGLGALYLAFEQLKSRLAAEGLFAAEKKKPIPRFPSRVAIVTSSTGAALKDILHIARRRNPLISLIIIPSAVQGEAAPAEIVRAIQRANHYGKIDLLIIGRGGGSLEELWAFNTEEVARAIAASYIPVVSAVGHEVDYTIADFVADLRAPTPSAAAELVIPVLNELQDGIRYYEEKLKQRIQNVLRTKKHKVEELMSNSALARPGWRVEQSRQNLDYLSTRLVEGMTGFLTEKNGILRLLSAKIDLLSPLNILGRGYSLAYDTEGKLIKKVRQTAAGDTLSVRLSDGTLICEVIDTVKLQASSDSNVKRGLP, encoded by the coding sequence TTGACCGAAAAAATATTGACAGTATCGGAAATCAACCGGGAAATCAATGACGCGCTGAAAAAACATAACGGTTTATGGAATTGCTGGGTGACAGGCGAGATATCTAATTTTAAAGATCATATTCCATCAGGTCACTGGTATTTTACATTGAAAGATAAAGAAGCCGGCATTAAAACCGTAATGTTTAAAACCAGGAATCTGACGGCCGGTTTTCAGCCTCAAAATGGAATGAAGGTGTCAATCCGGGGAAGTATCCGTCTTTATGAAAAAGACGGCAGCGTCCAGCTGTATGCGGAAGAAATCTACCCGAGCGGCCTCGGCGCTTTATACCTGGCATTTGAACAGCTAAAGAGTCGCTTAGCTGCCGAAGGACTGTTCGCCGCAGAGAAGAAGAAACCGATTCCAAGATTTCCTTCGAGGGTGGCCATTGTGACCAGTTCTACCGGAGCAGCGCTGAAAGATATCTTGCATATTGCCCGAAGACGCAATCCATTGATTTCATTAATCATTATTCCTTCTGCGGTTCAGGGTGAGGCAGCACCGGCAGAAATTGTCCGAGCCATTCAGCGAGCCAATCATTATGGAAAGATTGACCTGCTGATTATCGGCAGGGGAGGCGGTTCCCTGGAAGAGCTATGGGCTTTCAACACCGAGGAGGTGGCGAGAGCCATTGCTGCTTCCTATATACCGGTCGTTTCCGCTGTCGGTCATGAAGTCGATTATACGATTGCGGATTTCGTTGCCGATCTAAGAGCGCCGACGCCGTCAGCTGCCGCAGAATTGGTCATTCCGGTCCTTAATGAATTGCAAGATGGTATCCGTTATTATGAAGAAAAGCTCAAACAAAGGATCCAAAATGTTCTGCGAACCAAAAAGCATAAAGTGGAAGAACTAATGTCCAACTCGGCTTTGGCCCGCCCGGGCTGGCGTGTCGAACAATCCAGACAGAATCTGGATTATCTCTCCACGCGTCTTGTCGAGGGAATGACTGGATTTCTGACAGAAAAAAATGGTATACTTAGGTTGTTAAGCGCGAAAATTGACTTATTAAGTCCCTTGAATATACTGGGAAGAGGATATTCTTTAGCCTATGATACCGAGGGGAAATTAATCAAAAAGGTAAGACAGACCGCAGCAGGGGACACTTTATCCGTGCGGCTCAGTGATGGGACATTAATCTGCGAAGTTATAGATACAGTAAAACTTCAAGCGTCAAGCGATTCAAACGTCAAGAGAGGATTACCATGA
- a CDS encoding DUF2148 domain-containing protein, translating into MEVMKTVAELMALSAITAPKAKGQDYINVKVIIEPAVLTYLADEMSKCSEENGKKFFNRDAANIRNSQALVLLSLKDAKHAGLNCGACGRPSCAMLETVTQGPEFNGPLCPWRLIDLGIALGSAVKTAGTLNADNRIMYSAGAVAKKIGLIEGDIAVAIPLNASSKNIYFDR; encoded by the coding sequence ATGGAAGTTATGAAAACAGTAGCAGAGCTTATGGCTTTGTCCGCAATCACCGCGCCGAAGGCAAAAGGACAGGATTACATAAACGTAAAGGTCATTATAGAGCCAGCTGTACTGACCTATCTAGCCGATGAAATGTCGAAGTGCAGCGAGGAAAACGGAAAGAAATTTTTCAACCGTGATGCTGCCAATATACGTAATTCTCAGGCGCTGGTTTTACTGTCTCTGAAGGATGCCAAACATGCCGGCTTAAACTGCGGTGCCTGCGGCCGTCCGAGCTGCGCGATGCTCGAAACTGTCACGCAAGGACCGGAATTTAACGGTCCGCTTTGTCCCTGGCGTCTGATTGACCTAGGTATTGCGCTCGGGTCAGCCGTAAAGACAGCCGGGACACTCAACGCGGATAACCGAATCATGTATTCCGCAGGAGCTGTTGCGAAAAAAATAGGGTTAATTGAGGGGGACATCGCTGTCGCGATCCCGTTGAATGCGAGCAGCAAAAACATCTATTTTGACCGTTAA
- a CDS encoding magnesium transporter CorA family protein, translating to MLRIYKNDGINYQEYSLDSLTRNAWVNLVNPASDELVLIAEKTNCPLDFLKAALDEEERPRIEIEDESALILINIPVMLSETSYDTLPLGIVITPENIITVCLENNPVVLEFNEYNRRSFNTAKRTRFLFQILYKSATYYLRYLRQISRLSEQIEVDLRRTMKNKQLFELMDLQQGLTYFTSSLRSNGIVMDRLLRIRSNNQCRHLIQIYEEDEDLLEDVIIENNQAVQMVEMYSRILTNLTDTFASIISNNLNMVMKFLTSMTIILAIPTMIASFWGMNVNVPFRDSNPYGFVFVVAIAALVTGTAVYILIRRKIL from the coding sequence GTGCTCAGAATCTACAAAAATGATGGAATAAACTACCAAGAATATAGTCTGGACAGCCTGACGCGAAATGCCTGGGTCAACCTTGTCAATCCTGCGTCAGATGAACTTGTTTTGATTGCGGAAAAAACCAACTGCCCGCTGGATTTTCTCAAAGCGGCACTTGATGAAGAAGAACGTCCGCGTATTGAAATTGAAGACGAATCTGCGCTCATTCTTATTAATATACCAGTCATGTTAAGTGAAACGAGTTATGATACGTTGCCTTTGGGTATCGTTATAACGCCGGAAAACATTATCACGGTATGTCTTGAAAATAACCCCGTTGTTCTTGAATTTAATGAGTATAACCGGCGTTCTTTCAATACGGCGAAACGGACAAGGTTTTTGTTTCAGATCCTCTACAAGTCGGCAACGTATTATTTAAGATATTTGCGCCAGATCAGCAGGTTAAGCGAACAAATTGAAGTGGATCTGCGCCGGACCATGAAAAACAAGCAACTATTCGAACTGATGGATCTCCAGCAGGGGTTAACGTACTTTACTTCCTCCCTTCGTTCCAATGGCATTGTGATGGACCGGCTGCTGCGTATCCGCTCGAATAATCAATGCCGGCATCTCATCCAGATCTATGAAGAAGATGAGGATTTGCTGGAAGATGTCATCATTGAAAACAATCAGGCTGTTCAGATGGTCGAAATGTACAGCAGGATCCTTACCAATTTGACGGATACGTTTGCATCCATTATTTCGAACAACTTGAATATGGTCATGAAATTCTTAACGTCGATGACGATTATTTTAGCGATTCCGACGATGATCGCGAGTTTCTGGGGAATGAATGTCAATGTTCCTTTCCGTGATTCAAATCCATATGGGTTTGTCTTCGTTGTGGCGATTGCTGCGCTGGTTACGGGAACTGCGGTATATATCCTGATTCGGAGGAAGATATTATAA
- the gltA gene encoding NADPH-dependent glutamate synthase, translated as MASKAPRHDMPCQDPIVRGKNFSEVALGYTVETAAEEAKRCIQCKKPKCVEGCPVGVDIPQFINKIAEGEHLEAASILKGKNTLPAICGRVCPQESQCEAQCILGVKGEPVAIGRLERFAADYEMANGTSKLGKVTPSGKKVAVIGAGPAGLTCAAELARKGHSVTVLEALHVAGGVLMYGIPEFRLPKAIVQKEINSLKDMGVEILVNQVVGKVTSVQELLANGYDAVFIGTGAGLPYFMNIPGENYNGVYSANEFLTRSNLMKAYDFPNHATPIKVGEQVAVLGGGNVAMDAARTALRLGAKDVYIVYRRSMTELPARVEEVHHAEEEGIQFKILTNPIAINGDENGNVKSMTCLKYELGEPDASGRRRPVAIEGSEFELPVQTVVVSIGQGPNPLVTTTTAGLELNKWGNIVADETTMATSIPGVYAGGDIVTGAATVILAMGAGKMAAASIDTYLKTK; from the coding sequence ATGGCATCAAAAGCACCACGACATGATATGCCCTGTCAGGACCCGATTGTCCGGGGGAAAAATTTCAGCGAAGTTGCGCTTGGATACACTGTTGAGACCGCTGCGGAAGAGGCCAAACGCTGCATTCAATGCAAAAAGCCAAAATGTGTGGAAGGCTGCCCAGTAGGGGTAGATATTCCGCAGTTTATCAATAAAATAGCCGAGGGTGAACACCTCGAAGCCGCGTCCATCTTAAAAGGCAAAAATACCCTGCCGGCAATTTGCGGCCGCGTCTGCCCGCAGGAATCCCAGTGTGAAGCCCAGTGTATCCTCGGTGTAAAAGGTGAACCGGTTGCAATCGGCCGTTTGGAACGCTTTGCAGCAGATTACGAAATGGCCAACGGCACAAGCAAATTAGGAAAAGTAACGCCTTCCGGCAAGAAAGTAGCCGTCATTGGTGCAGGTCCTGCCGGACTCACCTGTGCGGCAGAGCTTGCCCGCAAAGGCCATTCCGTAACCGTTCTGGAAGCCTTGCATGTGGCCGGTGGCGTACTGATGTACGGAATTCCTGAATTCCGTTTGCCGAAAGCCATTGTTCAGAAAGAAATCAACAGCTTAAAAGATATGGGCGTCGAAATCCTGGTTAACCAAGTCGTTGGCAAAGTCACCTCTGTCCAGGAATTGCTGGCAAACGGCTATGATGCCGTATTTATCGGCACCGGTGCCGGCCTGCCGTACTTTATGAATATTCCGGGTGAAAACTATAATGGCGTATATTCCGCCAATGAGTTCCTAACCCGGTCGAACCTCATGAAAGCCTATGATTTCCCGAATCATGCAACCCCGATCAAAGTGGGAGAGCAGGTTGCGGTACTTGGCGGCGGCAACGTGGCCATGGACGCAGCCAGAACAGCACTTCGTCTCGGCGCCAAAGACGTTTACATCGTTTATCGCCGTTCCATGACCGAACTGCCGGCGCGTGTTGAGGAAGTGCATCATGCTGAGGAAGAAGGCATTCAGTTTAAGATTTTGACCAATCCGATTGCGATCAATGGTGACGAAAACGGTAATGTCAAGAGCATGACCTGTCTGAAATATGAGCTGGGTGAGCCGGATGCATCCGGTCGCCGCCGTCCGGTAGCGATTGAAGGTTCCGAGTTTGAGTTGCCGGTGCAGACCGTCGTAGTCTCGATCGGCCAGGGACCGAATCCGCTTGTGACCACCACGACAGCAGGTTTGGAATTGAACAAGTGGGGCAACATCGTTGCTGACGAGACGACCATGGCGACCTCGATTCCGGGTGTGTATGCCGGTGGAGATATCGTAACCGGCGCAGCCACTGTCATTCTTGCAATGGGTGCTGGAAAAATGGCTGCAGCCTCGATCGACACGTATTTAAAGACCAAATAA
- a CDS encoding sulfide/dihydroorotate dehydrogenase-like FAD/NAD-binding protein: MYKVVKRRQLADIITLLEVEAPEVAKKAQPGEFVIVRQNEESERIPLTIMDFNRDKGTITIVIQEVGYSSNLITRMQEGDSFVTFVGPLGQATEIENYGTVLCIGGGVGVAPVHPIARGLKEAGNKVISILGARTKDLLILEDEMRAVSDEVIITTDDGTYGMKGFVTHGIQSVLDQGIKVDAIWAIGPVVMMKSVANFTRPLGIKTIVSMNPVMVDGTGMCGACRLDVGGETKFACVDGPEFDGHKVDFDLAMKRSAFFKNEEAVAYGKVKCQCAKEGK; this comes from the coding sequence GTGTATAAGGTAGTCAAAAGAAGGCAGTTGGCGGACATTATTACACTGCTGGAAGTAGAAGCTCCGGAAGTCGCCAAAAAAGCCCAACCCGGCGAATTTGTCATTGTTCGACAAAATGAGGAATCTGAAAGGATCCCTTTGACCATCATGGACTTTAATCGGGATAAAGGGACAATCACCATCGTCATCCAGGAAGTAGGCTATTCATCCAATCTGATTACCCGGATGCAGGAAGGGGATTCTTTTGTTACATTTGTAGGTCCGCTCGGACAAGCCACCGAAATCGAGAATTACGGTACGGTTCTGTGCATTGGCGGCGGCGTGGGCGTCGCGCCGGTTCATCCGATTGCGCGCGGCCTGAAAGAAGCAGGCAACAAGGTCATCTCCATTCTCGGAGCAAGAACTAAAGACCTGCTGATCCTCGAAGACGAAATGCGGGCTGTAAGTGATGAAGTCATCATTACAACCGATGACGGGACTTATGGTATGAAGGGTTTTGTCACGCACGGCATTCAGTCCGTTTTGGATCAGGGCATCAAAGTTGATGCGATCTGGGCGATTGGTCCGGTCGTTATGATGAAATCCGTAGCGAATTTCACCAGACCTCTTGGTATTAAGACCATCGTCAGTATGAATCCTGTCATGGTCGACGGAACAGGTATGTGCGGCGCCTGCAGACTCGATGTCGGCGGCGAAACCAAATTTGCCTGTGTTGACGGGCCGGAATTTGACGGCCACAAGGTAGATTTTGACCTGGCCATGAAACGTTCGGCCTTCTTTAAAAACGAAGAAGCTGTCGCTTACGGTAAAGTCAAGTGCCAGTGTGCAAAGGAGGGCAAATAA
- a CDS encoding O-sialoglycoprotein endopeptidase: MMFLGLDTSAYTTSVAVVDQEKHLVWEKRRLLEVPQGERGLAQSEALFNHIKNLPELLALVPPTIWPEIAGIGVSTAPRPAEQSYMPVFLAGRSVASSLASALNVKLVTTSHQEGHLAAGLESAEGFALTDFLAVHLSGGTTEVLKVRKDSPGKLSLQILGGSSDLHAGQFVDRVGVRLGLSFPAGKELEKLALKSAPGSASLLPSSVKGYEMSFSGVESAVQRLIEEKKRPADLARAVEGCIVRTIYKVLTKAVDDTGLTDILIVGGVASNQYLRNQLEKKLESQARLFWAKPGWSSDNSIGVALLTRETMLSDNH, translated from the coding sequence ATGATGTTCTTAGGTCTTGATACAAGTGCATACACGACATCCGTTGCCGTGGTGGATCAAGAAAAGCATCTGGTCTGGGAAAAACGACGCCTTCTCGAAGTTCCTCAAGGAGAGAGGGGATTGGCCCAGTCAGAAGCTCTTTTTAATCATATTAAAAATCTTCCGGAACTGTTGGCCCTGGTTCCGCCAACGATATGGCCGGAAATTGCCGGCATTGGCGTCAGTACGGCGCCTCGTCCGGCAGAGCAATCCTATATGCCGGTCTTTCTGGCAGGAAGGTCGGTTGCTTCATCTCTGGCCAGCGCTTTAAATGTAAAGCTTGTAACGACGAGTCATCAGGAAGGACATCTGGCTGCAGGATTGGAATCCGCCGAAGGTTTTGCTTTGACGGATTTTTTGGCTGTCCACCTTTCGGGAGGAACAACGGAAGTATTGAAAGTCCGGAAGGATTCTCCGGGAAAACTAAGTTTGCAGATTCTTGGCGGAAGCAGTGATCTGCATGCCGGTCAATTTGTAGACAGGGTCGGCGTGCGTCTGGGACTATCTTTCCCGGCGGGAAAGGAGCTCGAAAAACTGGCTTTAAAATCAGCGCCTGGATCTGCTTCCCTGCTGCCTTCCTCGGTCAAAGGATATGAGATGAGTTTTTCGGGCGTCGAGTCGGCAGTTCAGCGTCTGATCGAAGAAAAAAAACGTCCGGCCGATCTGGCCCGGGCGGTGGAAGGATGTATTGTCCGGACGATTTATAAGGTATTGACCAAAGCTGTTGACGATACCGGACTCACAGATATTCTGATTGTCGGCGGAGTAGCCTCAAATCAATATCTAAGGAATCAGCTTGAAAAGAAGCTGGAATCTCAGGCCAGATTATTTTGGGCAAAGCCGGGATGGAGTTCGGATAATTCGATTGGGGTCGCACTTCTGACGCGGGAAACGATGCTGTCGGACAATCATTAA